From a region of the Ficedula albicollis isolate OC2 chromosome 1A, FicAlb1.5, whole genome shotgun sequence genome:
- the CPM gene encoding carboxypeptidase M isoform X2 produces the protein MPRTPPSPTCTASGARWKTVGREILLHLIDLLVTSYGRDPVITRLLNNTRIHIMPTMNPDGFEATKVPDCYYTRGRYNKNGEDLNRNFPDAFENNSASIQPETRAVMDWIKNETFVLSANLHGGALVASYTFDNGNPVTGSLKGYSRSPDDDVFIHLARTYSSNHASMYKGTGCDNRQTFPEGITNGYSWYQLEGGMQDYNYVWGQCFEITLELSCCKYPPAEQLEKFWRDNKVALIEYIKQVHLGVKGQVTDKNGNPIPNAIVEAKGRPHVCPYRTNEQGEYFLLLLPGTYVINATVPGFKSMLKTVEIPDNTGNFSALKQDFSFPEVSDQIRSKVASCPKIPLYQELARASAAVKPTVNILVVMTAMLVIFK, from the exons ACTGTTGGGAGAGAGATCCTGCTGCATTTGATAGATTTGCTGGTGACCAGCTATGGCCGTGACCCAGTTATTACCCGGTTACTCAACAACACCCGGATTCACATCATGCCAACCATGAACCCCGATGGGTTTGAAGCTACTAAAGTGCCTGATTGTTATTACACACGAGGAAG GTACAACAAGAATGGAGAAGATCTGAACAGAAATTTTCCTGATGCCTTTGAAAACAACAGTGCCAGCATTCAGCCAGAGACTCGAGCAGTAATGGACTGGATAAAAAACGAAACGTTTGTTCTTTCAGCAAACCTGCATGGGGGTGCCCTGGTTGCCAGTTACACCTTTGATAATGGTAACCCAG TTACTGGCTCTTTGAAAGGCTATAGCAGATCTCCAGATGATGATGTCTTTATTCACCTGGCAAGAACCTATTCTTCCAACCATGCCAGCATGTACAAAGGGACAGGGTGTGACAACAGGCAAACCTTCCCAGAAGGCATTACCAACGGGTACTCTTGGTACCAGCTGGAAG gTGGAATGCAAGATTACAACTATGTCTGGGGACAGTGTTTTGAAATTACACTGGAGCTGTCATGTTGTAAATATCCTCCAgcagaacagctggaaaagtTCTGGAGAGACAACAAAGTTGCTCTGATCGAATATATCAAACAAGTGCACCTAG GTGTCAAAGGCCAAGTTACTGATAAGAATGGGAATCCTATTCCCAATGCCATCGTGGAAGCCAAAGGAAGGCCACATGTCTGCCCCTACAGAACAAATGAACAAGGGGAGtactttcttctccttttgccTGGGACCTATGTGATCAAT GCTACTGTACCAGGGTTTAAATCGATGCTGAAGACAGTGGAAATACCTGACAATACTGGAAACTTCAGTGCTTTGAAACAGGACTTCTCTTTCCCAGAGGTctcagatcagatcagatcaaAAGTTGCTTCATGTCCCAAAATTCCCCTCTACCAAGAGCTCGCACGGGCTTCAGCTGCAGTAAAACCAACAGTAAACATCTTGGTTGTAATGACCGCTATGCttgtaattttcaaataa